A stretch of the Gemmatirosa kalamazoonensis genome encodes the following:
- a CDS encoding CPBP family glutamic-type intramembrane protease, producing MALGVAPIAATFAAYLVAPTVVLLGRITPERRAPVRELTAVALFWLPIELGLLPRIPGPNGVDLSKLVAFGAALVLFLVVRRLPDVGFTFALRWRDVGVAVVACALYAPVAIAVGLTTRFIAWHPQPSAATLVVRPLLIYALIALPEEFLFRGLIQNLLARWWGPERPWPLLVASVIFGLAHLPDPRYVVLATLAGVAYGLVYEHTGRVTASAITHALVDALWVLLLPR from the coding sequence GTGGCGCTCGGCGTCGCCCCGATCGCGGCGACGTTCGCGGCCTATCTGGTCGCGCCCACCGTGGTGCTCCTCGGCCGCATCACGCCGGAGCGACGCGCGCCGGTGCGCGAGCTGACGGCGGTCGCTCTGTTCTGGCTTCCGATCGAGCTCGGGCTGCTGCCGAGGATCCCGGGGCCTAACGGTGTCGATCTCTCGAAGCTCGTCGCGTTCGGCGCGGCGCTGGTGCTGTTCCTCGTCGTCAGGCGCCTGCCGGACGTGGGATTCACGTTCGCGTTGCGATGGCGCGACGTCGGCGTGGCGGTCGTGGCCTGCGCGCTCTACGCGCCTGTGGCGATCGCGGTCGGCCTAACGACGAGGTTCATCGCGTGGCACCCGCAGCCGAGTGCCGCGACGCTCGTGGTGCGGCCGCTGCTCATCTACGCGCTCATCGCGCTCCCCGAGGAGTTCCTGTTCCGGGGGCTGATCCAGAACCTGCTCGCGCGATGGTGGGGACCGGAGCGTCCGTGGCCGCTGCTCGTCGCCTCGGTGATCTTCGGGCTCGCGCACCTGCCGGATCCGCGATACGTCGTGCTGGCGACGCTGGCCGGCGTCGCGTACGGGCTGGTGTACGAGCACACCGGCCGCGTGACAGCGTCGGCGATCACACACGCGCTGGTGGATGCGCTGTGGGTGCTGCTGCTGCCGCGTTAG
- a CDS encoding alpha-amylase family glycosyl hydrolase, whose amino-acid sequence MKRARLCGLAASLLSAAAAAQPPVVEKVDPPNWWAAHSINPVRLLIKGRNLAGARVECPRLACGATRVNAAGTYAFVDVTIPRARTAGDYPLVLRTPAGTARVPFTVSAPLARAGRFAGFGHDDVIYLIMPDRFADGDPSNDDPAASRGLLNRAEGRRYHGGDLAGVRAKLPYLKDLGVTAIWLNPIYDNTNVLDTKEVYDGKATTAYHGYHAIDYYAVDEHFGDVAEFKRLVDAAHAQGIKVILDMVANHTSAYHPWVADPPTPTWYHGTAARHPNNTWQTWTLADPYATPDMRRATLDGWFIDILPDLNQDDPDVARYITQNTLWWVGVSGIDGIRQDTWPYVPRTFWRDWMTAINREYPALRVVGEVFDGDPAMIAFFQGGRPQFDGVDDKVQSLFDFPLYYAVRSAFASGRPVRDVAQLLSHDRMYRDPSSLVTFLGLHDVSRFMNERGATTEGLELAYTFLLTARGTPLLYYGDEIALPGGNDPDNRRDFPGGWPDDSANAFERAGRSAGQQAVWAHVQKLLRLRAARPDLRRGPTQHLFASEQQYVYRRGSSVVALNNDTKSVEIRLPLPSLPGDALGLCPAPRAEGGGVVITVPRRTGCVF is encoded by the coding sequence ATGAAGCGCGCGCGCCTGTGCGGCCTCGCCGCGTCCCTGCTCTCGGCCGCCGCGGCGGCCCAGCCCCCGGTCGTCGAGAAGGTCGACCCGCCTAACTGGTGGGCCGCGCACTCCATCAACCCGGTGCGGCTCCTCATCAAGGGGCGCAACCTCGCGGGCGCGCGCGTCGAGTGCCCGCGCCTCGCGTGCGGCGCCACGCGCGTCAATGCGGCGGGCACGTACGCGTTCGTCGACGTCACCATCCCGCGCGCGCGAACCGCGGGGGACTACCCGCTCGTGCTGCGCACCCCCGCCGGCACGGCGCGCGTGCCGTTCACCGTGAGCGCGCCGCTCGCGCGCGCCGGCCGCTTCGCCGGGTTCGGGCACGACGACGTCATCTACCTCATCATGCCCGACCGGTTCGCCGACGGCGATCCGAGCAACGACGATCCGGCCGCGTCGCGCGGGCTGCTGAACCGGGCCGAGGGGCGGCGCTACCACGGCGGCGATCTCGCCGGCGTGCGCGCGAAGCTGCCGTACCTCAAGGACCTCGGCGTCACCGCGATCTGGCTCAACCCGATCTACGACAACACGAACGTCCTCGACACGAAGGAGGTCTACGACGGCAAGGCGACCACGGCGTACCACGGCTACCACGCCATCGACTACTACGCGGTGGACGAGCACTTCGGCGACGTGGCCGAGTTCAAGCGGCTCGTCGACGCGGCGCACGCGCAGGGGATCAAGGTCATCCTCGACATGGTCGCGAACCACACGAGCGCGTACCACCCGTGGGTCGCCGATCCGCCGACGCCGACGTGGTACCATGGCACCGCCGCGCGGCACCCGAACAACACGTGGCAGACGTGGACGCTCGCCGACCCGTACGCGACGCCCGACATGCGCCGCGCCACGCTCGACGGCTGGTTCATCGACATCCTTCCCGATCTGAACCAGGACGATCCCGACGTCGCACGCTACATCACGCAGAACACGCTCTGGTGGGTCGGCGTGAGCGGCATCGACGGCATCCGGCAGGACACGTGGCCGTACGTGCCGCGCACGTTCTGGCGCGACTGGATGACGGCGATCAACCGCGAGTACCCGGCGCTGCGCGTCGTGGGCGAGGTGTTCGACGGTGATCCGGCGATGATCGCGTTCTTCCAGGGCGGCCGGCCGCAGTTCGACGGCGTCGACGACAAGGTGCAGTCGCTGTTCGATTTCCCGCTGTACTACGCGGTGCGGAGCGCGTTCGCGTCCGGCCGCCCGGTGCGCGACGTGGCGCAGCTGCTGTCGCACGACCGCATGTACCGCGACCCGTCGTCGCTCGTCACGTTCCTCGGCCTGCACGACGTGTCGCGCTTCATGAACGAGCGCGGCGCCACCACGGAGGGGCTGGAGCTCGCGTACACGTTCCTGCTCACCGCGCGCGGCACGCCGCTGCTCTACTACGGCGACGAGATCGCGCTCCCCGGCGGCAACGACCCGGACAACCGCCGCGACTTCCCCGGCGGATGGCCCGACGACTCCGCGAACGCGTTCGAGCGCGCGGGACGCAGCGCCGGGCAGCAGGCGGTGTGGGCGCACGTGCAGAAGCTGCTCCGCCTGCGCGCCGCGCGCCCCGATCTGCGCCGTGGGCCCACGCAGCACCTGTTCGCCAGCGAGCAGCAGTACGTCTACCGCCGCGGCAGCAGCGTGGTGGCGCTCAACAACGACACGAAGTCGGTGGAGATCCGACTGCCGCTGCCGTCGCTGCCTGGGGATGCGTTAGGCCTCTGCCCCGCACCGCGCGCCGAGGGCGGGGGCGTGGTGATCACCGTCCCGCGGCGGACGGGGTGCGTGTTCTAG
- a CDS encoding ABC transporter ATP-binding protein, producing the protein MPPISFEHVTKRFGDVRVVEEFDLEVADGELLVLVGGSGSGKSTILRMLAGLETVTTGRIRIGDRDVTALSPKARDVAMVFQDYALYPHMTVRENLSLGLKLRGVARAEIERRVAWAAGILGLEPLLDRRPKALSGGQRQRVAMGRAMVREPAAFLFDEPLSNLDAGLRAQMRVEIGALQRRLGTTTIYVTHDQVEAMTLGDRIVVLANGRVQQVGRPIDLYRAPANRFVAGFIGTPPMNFVPARFAAGSLGVPLPTAGDDLTLGIRPEDVALERTADGTGGAGRVVLVERLGGTSHVHVDVGPHRLVAALTGDALPDVGEAVTPRFSVDRVHLFGADGRALR; encoded by the coding sequence ATGCCTCCGATCTCGTTCGAGCACGTGACCAAGCGCTTCGGCGACGTGCGCGTCGTCGAGGAGTTCGACCTCGAGGTCGCGGACGGCGAGCTGCTCGTGCTCGTCGGCGGCTCGGGGTCCGGGAAGAGCACGATCCTGCGCATGCTCGCCGGCCTGGAGACGGTGACGACCGGCCGCATCCGCATCGGCGACCGCGACGTCACCGCGCTGTCGCCGAAGGCGCGCGACGTGGCGATGGTGTTCCAGGACTACGCGCTGTACCCGCACATGACGGTGCGCGAGAACCTGTCGTTGGGCCTCAAGTTGCGCGGCGTCGCGCGCGCCGAGATCGAGCGGCGCGTCGCGTGGGCCGCGGGGATCCTCGGCCTCGAGCCGCTGCTCGACCGACGGCCGAAGGCACTCTCGGGCGGGCAGCGGCAGCGCGTGGCGATGGGACGCGCGATGGTCCGCGAGCCGGCCGCGTTCCTGTTCGACGAGCCACTGTCGAACCTCGACGCGGGGCTCCGCGCGCAGATGCGCGTCGAGATCGGCGCGCTTCAGCGGCGGCTCGGGACGACGACGATCTACGTCACGCACGACCAGGTGGAGGCGATGACGCTCGGCGACCGCATCGTCGTGCTCGCGAACGGACGGGTGCAGCAGGTCGGCCGGCCGATCGACCTCTATCGCGCGCCGGCGAACCGCTTCGTCGCCGGCTTCATCGGCACGCCGCCGATGAACTTCGTCCCTGCCCGCTTCGCGGCCGGCTCGCTCGGCGTGCCGCTCCCGACGGCCGGCGACGACCTGACGTTAGGCATCCGCCCCGAGGACGTCGCGCTGGAGCGCACCGCCGACGGCACCGGCGGCGCGGGCCGCGTGGTGCTCGTCGAGCGACTCGGCGGGACGAGCCACGTCCACGTCGACGTCGGCCCGCACCGCCTCGTCGCCGCGCTGACCGGCGACGCGCTGCCCGACGTCGGCGAAGCCGTCACGCCGCGCTTCTCCGTCGACCGCGTGCACCTGTTCGGCGCGGACGGCCGGGCGCTGCGTTGA
- a CDS encoding carbohydrate ABC transporter permease produces the protein MRFVRRTLLYAVLAVAAATFVVPFLWMVATTLKPPTEVGSLTLVPAHPTLDNYRTMWARAPFGRALLNSLLVASTITAAVLVLGSMTAYAMARLRFRGRRALDVVTLAVLLVPGQLTLIPLYTLVVQLGWVDSYAALVVPYLFNATAILMLRQFFLQIPQSLVDSARMDGMGELRILFTIFWPLARPVLATVAIFTFMGSWNEVLWPLLVVREQRLMTLPQLLTVFALGGGAGSLAVSLASTMVLVVPVVIAYGFLQRYFIESMAGSGVKG, from the coding sequence ATGCGCTTCGTTAGGCGGACGCTCCTCTACGCGGTTCTCGCCGTCGCCGCGGCGACGTTCGTCGTGCCGTTCCTGTGGATGGTCGCGACGACGCTGAAGCCGCCCACCGAGGTCGGCTCGCTCACGCTCGTGCCCGCGCATCCCACGCTCGACAACTATCGCACGATGTGGGCGCGGGCACCGTTCGGCCGCGCGCTGCTCAACAGCCTGCTCGTCGCCTCGACGATCACGGCCGCGGTGCTCGTGCTGGGATCGATGACGGCGTACGCGATGGCGCGGCTCCGCTTCCGCGGCCGCCGCGCCCTCGACGTGGTGACGCTCGCCGTGCTGCTCGTGCCGGGACAGCTCACGCTCATCCCGCTGTACACGCTCGTCGTGCAGCTCGGGTGGGTGGACAGCTACGCGGCGCTCGTCGTGCCATACCTGTTCAACGCCACGGCGATCCTCATGCTGCGCCAGTTCTTCCTCCAGATCCCGCAGTCGCTCGTCGACTCGGCCCGCATGGATGGGATGGGCGAGCTCCGCATCCTGTTCACGATCTTCTGGCCGCTCGCGAGGCCGGTGCTCGCGACGGTCGCGATCTTCACGTTCATGGGATCGTGGAACGAAGTGCTGTGGCCCCTGCTCGTCGTGCGCGAGCAGCGGCTCATGACGCTCCCGCAGCTGCTCACCGTCTTCGCGCTCGGCGGCGGCGCGGGCTCGCTCGCCGTCTCGCTCGCGTCGACGATGGTGCTCGTGGTGCCGGTGGTGATCGCGTACGGGTTCCTGCAGCGCTACTTCATCGAGAGCATGGCGGGGAGCGGGGTCAAGGGATGA
- a CDS encoding carbohydrate ABC transporter permease: protein MRVERAGAESRAGWLLTAPYALFLLTFAAYPVVFALALVLLRWDLVTPPTFAGLDNVRHLATDGRFWQAVGNTFVFLAIHVPLQIVVALGLALALDRPLALRAFWRAAFFLPVVISGAVVAILWNALYATDVGLINELLARVGLAPVPWLTSPATAMPAIAAMVTWKNVGFYVIIYLAGLQYVPRSCQEAIALDGATAWQRFRYLTLPLLLPQTLLVVTLSTINGFQLFIEPYVMTGGGPLRRTYSIVLYLYTNAFSYQKMGYAATIGVALAAMIGIVVAIQRRVLGADRS, encoded by the coding sequence GTGCGCGTTGAGCGAGCCGGTGCCGAGTCGCGCGCGGGGTGGCTGCTCACGGCGCCGTACGCGCTGTTCCTGCTGACGTTCGCGGCGTACCCGGTGGTGTTCGCGCTGGCGCTCGTGCTGCTGCGCTGGGATCTCGTCACGCCGCCGACGTTCGCGGGGCTCGACAACGTGCGGCACCTGGCGACCGACGGGCGCTTCTGGCAGGCGGTGGGCAACACGTTCGTGTTCCTGGCGATCCACGTGCCGCTGCAGATCGTCGTCGCGCTCGGCCTCGCGCTGGCGCTCGACCGCCCGCTCGCACTGCGCGCGTTCTGGCGCGCGGCGTTCTTCCTCCCGGTCGTCATCTCGGGCGCGGTCGTCGCGATCCTGTGGAACGCGCTGTACGCGACCGACGTGGGGCTCATCAACGAGCTGCTGGCGCGCGTGGGACTCGCCCCGGTGCCGTGGCTCACGAGCCCCGCCACGGCGATGCCGGCGATCGCCGCGATGGTGACGTGGAAGAACGTCGGGTTCTACGTCATCATCTATCTCGCGGGCCTGCAGTACGTGCCGCGGAGCTGTCAGGAGGCGATCGCGCTCGACGGCGCGACGGCGTGGCAGCGGTTCCGCTACCTGACGCTCCCGCTGCTCCTTCCGCAGACGCTGCTCGTCGTCACGCTGTCGACGATCAACGGCTTCCAGCTCTTCATCGAGCCGTACGTGATGACCGGCGGCGGGCCGCTGCGGCGCACGTACTCCATCGTGCTGTACCTCTACACGAACGCGTTCTCGTACCAGAAGATGGGCTACGCGGCGACGATCGGCGTCGCGCTCGCGGCGATGATCGGGATCGTCGTCGCGATCCAGCGGCGCGTGCTCGGCGCGGATCGCTCATGA
- a CDS encoding ABC transporter substrate-binding protein: MLVQSCHRAPLPLPEPHASKPLGLTYDHLRHLTRDLFVDGHRVKIVALYAPAPDYRPTGSPQRDGSEGIASVDDAARAAVALLRAYEASGDARDRDDALGLLAFVAAMERGDGEYLNFVDGRGVPNDRVASGRKGMSFWGARALWALGEADRVLGAAALPPDLRAVLDRTVARARRDVDAGRLVGGSATATSEALLGMLALQRAEPSPEHAALAERAAELLVPLSRGGPDAAPWGARTDAPAAAWHAWGSRSTEALATAAVALGRPELATAARREADALWTRFALAGRIPATVAPDGGATWYPQIAYGVGPVVEGWLALADATGDRRYAVQAGLAASWLVGMYDERTGRTFDGVDGPGAVNRDAGAESTIEALLALQRVAANPDAATYARYGTRGAPSASLAVVPDRREFVGPGGERLTLRRDASGLHVDETPNGGPITLTYWPAANPAETRLATRLVARWNAEHPDVQVRVQPLPAGRSTEEVLLAAIVARATPDVSSNVSSALLSRLVRAGGVVRLDDRVATAARLRERTSPAMLAPLRLPDGGVYAFPWKTNPELLLYNVDLLARAGVSPPTTQSELLDAFRKLARDADGDGRRDHWALWAPLKTTWYERFYDFYPLYLASSGGRTLVRGDSVLFDNAAAASALELLRRGFAEGLLPRANFSQGRDPFADGTVAMKIIGPWFVRELEEIKTPGMRYGAVPIPAADGAPPEQRYAFADLRSIAVFATTRHPEAAARFVAFLTSPEADRMLVEEASQLPYRRALADDARFARALARWPTLPTYARYVERARDLDVDPDVVEIFDVLSEAYEAASIYGTVPVRDALARAARETRGILRAR, translated from the coding sequence ATGCTCGTGCAGAGCTGCCACCGCGCCCCTCTCCCCCTGCCCGAGCCGCACGCATCGAAGCCGTTAGGCCTCACCTACGACCACCTGCGGCACCTCACGCGCGACCTCTTCGTCGACGGACACCGCGTGAAGATCGTCGCGCTGTACGCGCCGGCGCCGGACTACCGGCCCACGGGCTCCCCGCAGCGCGACGGCTCGGAGGGGATCGCGAGCGTGGACGACGCGGCGCGGGCCGCCGTCGCGCTGCTGCGCGCGTACGAGGCGAGCGGCGACGCGCGCGATCGCGACGACGCGCTCGGGCTGCTCGCGTTCGTCGCCGCCATGGAGCGCGGCGACGGCGAGTACCTGAACTTCGTCGACGGGCGCGGAGTGCCTAACGATCGGGTCGCGAGCGGGCGCAAGGGCATGTCGTTCTGGGGCGCGCGCGCGCTCTGGGCGCTCGGCGAGGCCGACCGCGTGCTCGGCGCGGCCGCGCTGCCGCCGGATCTGCGCGCGGTGCTCGACCGCACCGTCGCGCGCGCGCGCCGCGACGTCGACGCCGGCCGGCTCGTCGGCGGCTCGGCCACCGCCACGTCCGAGGCGCTGTTGGGCATGCTGGCGCTGCAGCGCGCGGAGCCGTCGCCGGAGCACGCGGCACTGGCCGAGCGTGCGGCGGAGCTGCTCGTGCCGCTGTCGCGCGGCGGACCGGACGCCGCGCCGTGGGGCGCGCGCACCGATGCACCGGCCGCCGCATGGCACGCGTGGGGCAGCCGATCGACTGAGGCGCTCGCGACCGCCGCCGTCGCGCTCGGACGGCCGGAGCTCGCGACCGCGGCGCGCCGCGAGGCCGACGCACTGTGGACACGCTTCGCCCTCGCCGGCCGCATCCCCGCCACGGTCGCGCCCGACGGCGGCGCCACCTGGTACCCGCAGATCGCGTACGGCGTCGGTCCGGTGGTGGAGGGATGGCTCGCGCTCGCCGACGCGACGGGCGACCGACGCTACGCCGTGCAGGCGGGGCTGGCCGCGTCGTGGCTCGTCGGCATGTACGACGAGCGCACCGGCCGCACGTTCGACGGCGTCGACGGGCCGGGCGCGGTGAATCGCGATGCCGGCGCGGAGTCCACGATCGAGGCGCTGCTCGCACTGCAGCGCGTCGCCGCCAATCCCGACGCCGCGACCTACGCGCGCTATGGCACCCGCGGCGCGCCCAGCGCGTCGCTTGCCGTCGTGCCCGACCGCCGCGAGTTCGTCGGTCCCGGTGGCGAGCGCCTCACGCTGCGCCGCGACGCGTCCGGCCTGCACGTGGACGAGACGCCTAACGGTGGTCCGATCACGCTCACCTACTGGCCCGCCGCGAACCCCGCCGAGACGCGCCTCGCCACGCGCCTCGTCGCGCGGTGGAACGCCGAGCATCCCGACGTGCAGGTGCGTGTGCAGCCGCTCCCCGCGGGGCGGTCCACCGAGGAGGTGCTGCTCGCCGCCATCGTCGCGCGCGCGACGCCGGACGTGTCGTCGAACGTGTCGTCCGCGCTGCTGTCGCGGCTCGTGCGCGCGGGCGGGGTGGTGCGGCTCGACGATCGCGTGGCGACGGCCGCTCGGCTCCGCGAGCGCACGTCGCCGGCGATGCTCGCGCCGCTCAGGCTCCCCGACGGCGGCGTGTACGCGTTCCCGTGGAAGACGAACCCCGAGCTGCTGCTGTACAACGTCGACCTGCTCGCGCGGGCCGGCGTGTCGCCGCCCACCACCCAGAGCGAGCTGCTCGACGCGTTCCGGAAGCTCGCGCGCGACGCCGACGGCGACGGGCGGCGCGACCACTGGGCGCTGTGGGCGCCGCTGAAGACGACGTGGTACGAGCGGTTCTACGACTTCTACCCGCTGTACCTCGCGAGCTCCGGCGGCCGCACGCTCGTGCGCGGCGACTCGGTGCTGTTCGACAACGCCGCCGCGGCGTCGGCGCTCGAGCTGCTGCGTCGCGGGTTCGCCGAGGGGCTGCTGCCGCGCGCGAACTTCTCGCAGGGGCGCGACCCGTTCGCCGACGGCACCGTGGCGATGAAGATCATCGGTCCGTGGTTCGTGCGCGAGCTGGAGGAGATCAAGACGCCCGGCATGCGCTACGGCGCCGTGCCGATCCCGGCGGCCGACGGCGCGCCGCCCGAGCAGCGCTACGCGTTCGCCGACCTGCGCAGCATCGCCGTGTTCGCGACCACGCGGCACCCGGAGGCCGCGGCGCGCTTCGTCGCGTTCCTCACGTCGCCCGAGGCGGACCGCATGCTGGTCGAGGAGGCGAGCCAGCTCCCCTACCGACGCGCGCTCGCCGACGATGCGCGGTTCGCGCGGGCGCTCGCGCGCTGGCCCACGCTGCCCACGTACGCGCGCTACGTGGAGCGCGCGCGCGACCTCGACGTCGACCCCGACGTGGTGGAGATCTTCGACGTGCTGTCCGAGGCGTACGAGGCCGCGTCGATCTATGGCACGGTGCCCGTGCGCGACGCGCTCGCGCGTGCCGCGCGCGAGACGCGAGGGATCCTCCGTGCGCGTTGA
- a CDS encoding glycosidase, whose amino-acid sequence MIRLPALQRFPTNPIVRPERIPYARAAGAFNAGAAIDHRTGSVVLLVRVFESDTERSSLALAVSSDGETVDEILDRPVLTREMPYEQWGVEDARITFLADEGRYAITYTGYSPDGPRVCLATTDDLLAPERYVRHGPRLAGENKNCVVFPERIDGRYAILHRPMPRAVLARADALEAEWPNDGPTVLGPRPGTWRSARVGAGAPPVRTRLGWLLPFHGATTIDEGNVYSMGWCVLDLERPERVRYVSDAPALTPEAPYEIEPGPIPQVDMANFRTGVRVVFPQGLVERGADYLVYYGAADVSVAGARVSKAALLDALDVAIARGEGGVPW is encoded by the coding sequence ATGATCCGGCTTCCCGCCCTGCAGCGCTTCCCCACGAACCCGATCGTGCGCCCGGAGCGGATCCCGTACGCGCGCGCGGCCGGCGCGTTCAATGCCGGCGCGGCGATCGATCATCGCACCGGGAGCGTCGTGCTGCTCGTGCGGGTGTTCGAGTCGGACACGGAACGCTCGTCGCTCGCGCTCGCGGTCTCGTCGGACGGCGAGACGGTCGACGAGATCCTCGACCGGCCAGTGCTCACGCGCGAGATGCCGTACGAGCAGTGGGGCGTGGAAGACGCGCGCATCACGTTCCTCGCCGACGAGGGACGCTACGCGATCACCTACACCGGCTACTCCCCCGACGGCCCGCGCGTCTGCCTCGCGACGACCGACGACCTGCTCGCGCCGGAGCGCTACGTGCGCCACGGGCCGCGCCTCGCCGGGGAGAACAAGAACTGCGTCGTTTTCCCCGAGCGCATCGACGGCCGCTACGCGATCCTGCACCGGCCGATGCCGCGCGCGGTGCTCGCCCGCGCCGATGCGCTCGAGGCCGAGTGGCCTAACGATGGACCGACGGTGCTCGGCCCGCGCCCGGGCACGTGGCGCAGCGCCCGAGTCGGCGCCGGCGCGCCGCCGGTGCGCACTCGGCTCGGCTGGCTCCTGCCGTTCCACGGCGCGACGACGATCGACGAGGGGAACGTCTACTCGATGGGCTGGTGCGTGCTCGACCTCGAGCGACCGGAGCGCGTGCGCTACGTGAGCGACGCACCCGCGCTCACGCCCGAGGCGCCGTACGAGATCGAGCCGGGTCCCATCCCGCAGGTCGACATGGCGAACTTCCGCACCGGCGTGCGCGTCGTCTTCCCACAGGGCCTCGTCGAGCGCGGCGCCGACTACCTCGTGTACTACGGCGCGGCAGACGTGTCGGTAGCGGGTGCGCGCGTGTCGAAGGCCGCGCTGCTCGATGCGCTGGACGTGGCGATCGCGCGGGGCGAGGGAGGCGTGCCGTGGTGA
- a CDS encoding glycoside hydrolase family 130 protein, with translation MPLTAHRPAENPILTPAMLRPSRPDLEVVGVFNPAAVRHGDETVLLLRVAEAPPHVRGEVAAAVYEPERGELAVTRWRVTDAGVDAHDPRLVSVGGRTWLTSISHLRVARSRDGIHFDVEPTPPLAPANAYEAFGVEDPRITRLDDTYWINYTAVSPLGIATALASTRDFRTFERHGVIFPPNNRDVTILPERLGDHYVALHRPMPSGLGTPAIWVATSPDLFAWGEHRFVAGARPEMWDDTKIGGGAVPFRVRWRGRDAWLAVYHGVTSPDSYALGALLLDADDPSRVLARSATPILAPEAPYEREGFFGGVVFTCGLVTDGDLVRVYYGAADGVTAVADLSLDEILSSVEAL, from the coding sequence ATGCCCCTCACCGCGCACCGCCCCGCCGAGAACCCCATCCTGACGCCGGCGATGCTCCGGCCGTCGCGCCCCGACCTCGAGGTCGTCGGCGTGTTCAATCCTGCAGCGGTGCGGCACGGCGACGAGACGGTCCTGCTGCTGCGCGTGGCGGAGGCGCCGCCGCACGTGCGCGGCGAGGTGGCCGCCGCGGTGTACGAGCCGGAGCGCGGCGAGCTCGCGGTGACGCGATGGCGCGTGACCGACGCGGGCGTCGACGCGCACGACCCGCGCCTCGTCTCGGTCGGCGGACGCACGTGGCTCACCTCGATCTCACACCTGCGCGTCGCGCGCTCGCGGGACGGGATCCACTTCGACGTCGAGCCGACGCCCCCGCTCGCGCCGGCGAACGCGTACGAGGCATTCGGGGTCGAGGACCCGCGCATCACGCGGCTCGACGACACGTACTGGATCAACTACACCGCGGTCTCGCCGCTCGGCATCGCCACGGCGCTCGCGTCGACGCGCGACTTCCGCACGTTCGAGCGGCACGGCGTGATCTTCCCGCCGAACAACCGGGACGTGACGATCCTCCCCGAGCGACTCGGCGACCACTACGTCGCGCTCCACCGCCCGATGCCGTCGGGGCTCGGCACGCCGGCGATCTGGGTCGCGACGTCGCCGGACCTGTTCGCATGGGGCGAGCACCGCTTCGTCGCCGGGGCGCGCCCGGAGATGTGGGACGACACGAAGATCGGCGGCGGCGCGGTGCCGTTCCGCGTGCGCTGGCGCGGCCGCGACGCGTGGCTCGCGGTCTACCACGGCGTGACGTCGCCGGACAGCTACGCGCTCGGCGCGCTCCTCCTCGACGCCGACGACCCGTCGCGCGTGCTCGCCCGCTCGGCCACCCCGATCCTCGCACCGGAAGCGCCGTACGAGCGCGAGGGATTCTTCGGCGGCGTGGTGTTCACGTGCGGACTCGTGACGGACGGGGATCTCGTGCGCGTCTACTACGGCGCGGCTGACGGCGTGACGGCCGTGGCGGACCTCTCGCTCGACGAGATACTGTCGTCGGTGGAGGCGCTGTGA